The following coding sequences lie in one Alloacidobacterium dinghuense genomic window:
- the gcvPA gene encoding aminomethyl-transferring glycine dehydrogenase subunit GcvPA, producing the protein MRYLPKSPAERAEMLREIGASSIDDLFATIPEEYRLGRDLDIPRQMGESEIIDHFKNAAVHNAVGYASFLGAGVYRHYRPVIIDSLVQRGEFLTSYTPYQAEITQGTLQAIFEFQTMICELTGMDIANASMYDGSTGAAEAAMMAVRVTGRDGVLVARTVHPEYREVMETYSQHQEHSAKEVAYGADGRIDLAALEQAVTDKTACVMVQSPNFFGVVEDIPAIAEIAHKKGALLVVSIAEAVSLGIVRPPVEADIVSLEAQSFGVAPSYGGPFCGVLAAKEKYLRQMPGRLVGETKDKDGRRGFVLTLSTREQHIRREKATSNICTNQALVALMATIFMTVYGKEGIKELAVQNLAKAQYAAKTISESGKLLFAGSPRFNEFVLETSEAPDQLNVRLLENKIIGGVPLKKWYPELGNATLWCATELTTKDQIDQAAAVVAEAPVAASAR; encoded by the coding sequence ATGCGTTATTTACCGAAATCACCCGCCGAGCGCGCTGAGATGCTGCGTGAAATCGGCGCTTCTTCCATCGATGATCTCTTTGCGACTATTCCCGAGGAATACCGTCTAGGGCGGGATCTCGATATTCCGCGGCAGATGGGCGAGTCGGAGATCATCGATCACTTCAAGAACGCGGCAGTGCACAACGCCGTTGGCTATGCCAGTTTTCTTGGCGCGGGCGTGTACCGACACTATCGCCCTGTGATTATCGACTCGCTGGTGCAGCGCGGCGAGTTTCTGACCTCGTACACACCGTATCAGGCGGAGATTACGCAAGGCACGCTGCAGGCCATCTTCGAGTTCCAGACGATGATCTGCGAGCTCACTGGAATGGACATCGCCAATGCCTCGATGTATGACGGGTCAACGGGAGCTGCGGAAGCGGCGATGATGGCGGTTCGTGTTACAGGGCGCGATGGCGTGCTCGTTGCGCGCACAGTTCATCCTGAGTATCGCGAAGTGATGGAGACATACTCGCAGCACCAGGAGCACTCGGCGAAGGAAGTTGCTTACGGCGCTGACGGCCGCATCGATCTTGCGGCACTTGAGCAAGCGGTGACCGATAAGACTGCGTGCGTGATGGTCCAGTCACCGAACTTCTTCGGTGTGGTCGAAGATATTCCTGCCATCGCTGAGATCGCGCACAAGAAGGGCGCACTGCTGGTTGTTTCGATTGCGGAAGCGGTTTCGCTCGGTATTGTGCGACCTCCCGTAGAGGCAGATATCGTTTCGCTTGAAGCGCAGTCGTTTGGAGTGGCCCCCAGCTATGGCGGACCGTTCTGCGGTGTGCTGGCAGCGAAGGAAAAATATCTGAGACAGATGCCGGGACGTCTCGTCGGCGAGACGAAAGACAAAGATGGACGCCGCGGTTTTGTCCTCACGCTTTCGACGCGCGAGCAGCATATTCGGCGAGAGAAGGCGACTTCGAATATCTGTACCAATCAGGCGCTTGTGGCCTTGATGGCGACGATCTTTATGACCGTCTACGGCAAGGAAGGAATCAAGGAACTTGCGGTGCAGAATCTTGCCAAAGCGCAATACGCGGCGAAGACGATTAGCGAGAGCGGCAAGCTACTCTTTGCTGGGTCGCCACGCTTCAATGAGTTTGTTCTCGAAACGAGCGAGGCTCCTGATCAACTCAATGTACGCTTGCTCGAAAACAAGATCATCGGCGGAGTGCCGCTCAAGAAGTGGTATCCGGAACTGGGGAATGCGACGCTCTGGTGCGCGACGGAATTGACTACAAAAGACCAGATCGATCAGGCCGCTGCAGTCGTGGCGGAAGCGCCCGTCGCAGCATCCGCAAGGTAG
- the gcvPB gene encoding aminomethyl-transferring glycine dehydrogenase subunit GcvPB, with the protein MATTEQTFGGTPRKVTAHLTQNEKLSFEISSPGKKAYRLPPLDVPEVDPSTLLGEAARESTGTLPELSEIEIIRHFTRLSTWNYAIDLGMYPLGSCTMKYNPRVNEFVSRLEGIAEAHPYQPESLSQGSLQIVKLLQDCLIEITGMDTITLQPAAGAHGEFTGILLARAYHQSKGNTRKNIIIPDSAHGTNPATAAVCGYQVINLKSNAQGGIDVAALEQMVNEDTAALMLTNPSTIGVFENQIHKIADILHAKGALLYMDGANMNALCGKTRPGDFGVDVMHLNLHKTFSTPHGGGGPGSGPVACKKILEPFLPIPVVEEGSDGQLHWNYNRPQSVGRVRAFYGNFGMFVRALAYTLANGPDGLRQTTEDAVLNANYIRKKLEDVYDLPYNTPSMHEVVFSDRRQVKNGIKTGDIAKRLIDYGFHPYTTAFPLIVPGALMIEPTESESREELDLFVDAMRQIAREADENPQLILNAPHSTRVSRLDETTAARKPILRWKAHPASTPLTPDDTPAKEW; encoded by the coding sequence ATGGCAACAACAGAACAAACTTTTGGCGGCACGCCGCGCAAGGTAACAGCGCATCTTACGCAGAACGAAAAACTGTCTTTTGAAATTTCATCGCCGGGCAAGAAGGCATACAGGCTGCCTCCGCTGGATGTGCCCGAAGTTGATCCCTCCACACTTCTCGGTGAAGCGGCGCGCGAGAGCACAGGCACACTGCCTGAGTTGAGCGAGATCGAGATCATTCGCCATTTCACGCGGCTTTCGACATGGAATTACGCCATTGATCTTGGCATGTATCCGCTGGGTAGCTGCACGATGAAGTACAACCCGCGCGTGAACGAATTCGTCTCGCGACTAGAGGGCATCGCTGAAGCCCATCCGTATCAGCCGGAGTCGCTCTCGCAAGGCTCGCTGCAGATTGTGAAACTGTTGCAGGACTGTCTGATCGAGATCACGGGTATGGACACGATTACGCTGCAGCCCGCTGCTGGAGCGCATGGCGAATTCACCGGCATTCTGCTTGCGCGCGCGTATCACCAGTCAAAAGGCAACACGCGCAAGAACATCATCATTCCTGACTCGGCCCACGGGACGAATCCGGCCACCGCTGCCGTCTGCGGCTACCAGGTCATCAATCTCAAATCCAATGCACAGGGCGGCATCGACGTCGCGGCTCTTGAGCAGATGGTCAATGAAGACACTGCCGCGTTGATGCTTACGAATCCGTCGACGATTGGTGTTTTCGAAAATCAGATTCACAAGATAGCCGACATTCTGCACGCGAAGGGCGCGCTGCTCTATATGGACGGTGCAAACATGAACGCATTGTGCGGGAAAACGCGGCCTGGCGACTTTGGCGTCGACGTGATGCACCTGAACCTGCACAAGACTTTCTCGACGCCGCACGGTGGTGGTGGTCCGGGGTCAGGACCGGTGGCATGCAAGAAGATTCTCGAGCCGTTTTTGCCGATCCCGGTAGTCGAAGAGGGAAGCGACGGACAACTTCACTGGAACTACAATCGTCCGCAATCTGTGGGGCGCGTGCGCGCCTTCTACGGTAACTTTGGCATGTTTGTGCGTGCACTCGCATACACCCTTGCCAACGGCCCTGACGGCCTGCGTCAGACAACTGAAGACGCGGTACTCAATGCGAATTACATTCGCAAGAAGCTCGAAGATGTCTACGATTTGCCGTACAACACGCCTTCCATGCATGAAGTGGTCTTTAGCGATCGTCGTCAGGTGAAGAATGGCATTAAGACCGGAGACATTGCCAAGCGCCTTATCGATTACGGCTTCCATCCGTATACGACGGCGTTTCCGCTGATCGTGCCCGGCGCGCTGATGATCGAGCCCACGGAGAGCGAATCGCGCGAGGAACTCGATCTTTTTGTCGATGCCATGCGCCAGATTGCGCGCGAAGCGGACGAGAATCCACAGCTGATTCTCAATGCGCCGCATTCGACGCGTGTTTCGCGCCTGGACGAGACGACTGCCGCGCGCAAGCCGATCCTGCGGTGGAAAGCGCATCCTGCCAGCACGCCGCTCACTCCGGACGACACTCCGGCCAAGGAGTGGTAG
- a CDS encoding DUF2911 domain-containing protein gives MHRRTFAKTLCCILFAAIVSSLAFAQNDQKPPASPPAQAKVTFGSKTVTIDYSAPSMRGRKIFGGLVPYDHWWRTGANSATTLKTDINLKIGDLGVPAGTYTLYTIPEKSGWTLIVNKQTGQWGTKYDETQDLGRVKMTEGVMPSSPVETFQMKFEHTKDLTTELHLLWETTDVYVGVTAIP, from the coding sequence ATGCATCGCAGGACATTCGCAAAAACACTCTGTTGCATTTTGTTCGCAGCCATTGTCAGTTCCTTAGCTTTTGCGCAAAACGATCAGAAGCCGCCAGCCAGCCCACCGGCACAGGCGAAGGTGACTTTCGGCAGCAAGACTGTGACTATCGACTACAGTGCGCCATCGATGCGCGGACGCAAGATCTTCGGGGGACTGGTTCCCTACGATCACTGGTGGCGTACAGGCGCAAATTCTGCAACGACACTGAAGACCGACATCAATTTGAAAATCGGTGACCTTGGCGTGCCAGCCGGGACATATACGCTGTACACCATTCCGGAGAAGAGCGGCTGGACTCTCATTGTGAACAAGCAGACAGGCCAGTGGGGCACGAAATACGACGAGACTCAGGACCTGGGACGCGTGAAAATGACAGAAGGCGTCATGCCCAGCAGCCCGGTTGAAACCTTCCAGATGAAATTCGAGCACACGAAAGACCTGACGACCGAATTGCACCTGCTCTGGGAGACGACGGACGTCTATGTAGGCGTAACAGCGATCCCCTAA
- a CDS encoding DUF1059 domain-containing protein, with the protein MTKVLTCRDVGVDCDFVAQGASAEEVMEKAAQHARKDHGFTDIPPELMEKVKAAIHDA; encoded by the coding sequence ATGACCAAAGTCTTGACGTGCCGGGATGTTGGCGTGGATTGTGATTTTGTTGCTCAGGGCGCAAGTGCTGAAGAAGTCATGGAGAAAGCGGCCCAACACGCTCGTAAAGATCATGGATTTACTGACATTCCGCCAGAGTTGATGGAGAAAGTGAAGGCAGCCATTCACGATGCGTAA
- the msrA gene encoding peptide-methionine (S)-S-oxide reductase MsrA, giving the protein MEKATFGAGCFWGVEVNFGQIPGVLETAVGYEGGKLDNPSYKDVCTDATGHAEVVELTFDPAKVSYEKLVEAFFSLHDPTQLNRQGPDWGTQYRSAIFYHSPEQEAAAKGVIEKLTAERRFAKPIVTEVVPAQTFWKAEEYHQKYLEKRGLASCHI; this is encoded by the coding sequence ATGGAAAAGGCAACATTTGGCGCAGGTTGTTTCTGGGGAGTTGAAGTCAATTTCGGGCAGATTCCCGGTGTACTTGAAACTGCCGTTGGTTATGAGGGTGGCAAGCTCGATAATCCCAGCTACAAGGATGTCTGCACCGACGCAACCGGCCATGCCGAAGTAGTGGAGCTAACGTTCGACCCGGCAAAAGTCAGCTACGAAAAGCTGGTGGAGGCATTCTTCTCGTTGCACGATCCGACACAGCTCAATCGTCAGGGCCCGGACTGGGGCACACAATACCGTTCCGCCATCTTCTATCACTCACCCGAGCAGGAGGCTGCGGCAAAGGGCGTGATCGAGAAGCTAACAGCAGAGCGCCGTTTCGCGAAGCCGATCGTAACCGAGGTAGTGCCAGCGCAGACATTCTGGAAGGCGGAAGAGTATCACCAGAAGTATCTCGAGAAGCGCGGATTAGCTAGCTGCCACATCTGA
- a CDS encoding ankyrin repeat domain-containing protein, translating into MQKLALKMQPMQSYTRRMSQHFFDLIRQGKTTEIAEAVEVQPSVAKSRDAQGISALMLSIYTQQPVIRDYLLAHLKDLDIFEAAATGDCGRLQQLIKEDAMSARAVSSDGWTPLHLAAAFAGPEPVTLLLEHGAHVHQFSHNPMHNQPLHACIALNHSLDVVAVLLECGADINATQHGGYTPLLQAAAAGRKDLVRLLLEHGARVDCICDRGKSPADYARERGHTEVAEILAEYAAHPA; encoded by the coding sequence GTGCAAAAGCTTGCGCTGAAAATGCAGCCCATGCAGAGCTATACTCGGCGAATGAGCCAGCACTTCTTCGACCTGATCCGCCAGGGAAAGACCACCGAAATCGCCGAGGCCGTCGAAGTTCAGCCATCGGTTGCCAAGTCTCGCGATGCTCAGGGAATCTCAGCGCTCATGCTGTCTATCTATACGCAGCAGCCGGTGATCCGCGATTACCTCCTGGCGCACCTGAAAGACCTGGACATCTTTGAAGCCGCCGCAACTGGCGACTGCGGCCGCCTTCAGCAGCTCATCAAGGAAGACGCCATGTCCGCCCGCGCCGTCTCTTCTGACGGCTGGACACCCCTTCACCTTGCCGCAGCCTTCGCCGGCCCTGAACCGGTTACGCTTCTGCTGGAACATGGGGCGCACGTACACCAGTTCTCGCACAACCCCATGCACAACCAACCGCTCCACGCCTGCATTGCGTTGAACCATTCGCTGGACGTGGTTGCGGTCCTGCTTGAGTGTGGCGCCGATATAAATGCGACCCAACACGGTGGATACACTCCGTTATTGCAGGCCGCCGCTGCTGGGAGGAAAGATCTGGTCCGGCTGCTCCTCGAACACGGGGCACGGGTAGATTGCATCTGCGACCGCGGCAAATCCCCCGCCGACTATGCTCGCGAGCGAGGCCACACGGAAGTGGCAGAGATTTTGGCTGAATACGCCGCACATCCTGCCTAG
- a CDS encoding alcohol dehydrogenase, translated as MQGRYVQVAKGGAPLEVVMRDVAEPKPGHVRVRVQACGVCHSDSVTVQGLFPFITYPRVPGHEVIGLIDAVGEGVVPWKKGQRVGVGWYGGHCGHCEPCRRGDLVACQNALIPGVTYDGGYADYIVVPADALAAVPDSFKSAEAAPLLCAGITTFNSLRNTKAKPPDTVAVFGIGGLGHLGVQFAAKMGFNTVAIGRGADKTDFAHKLGARHYIDSSSENVAEALQKLGGARVIVATVPDNDAMSAAVGGLGYAGELVVLGVSMTPLQVSTLPLILQRQSVHGWPSGTSIESEDTLKFSELTGVLPLIEKYPLDRAAEAYERMMSGKARFRVVIETGA; from the coding sequence ATGCAGGGAAGATATGTGCAGGTAGCCAAGGGCGGCGCGCCTCTGGAAGTCGTGATGCGAGACGTGGCCGAGCCGAAACCGGGACATGTGCGGGTCCGTGTTCAGGCGTGCGGTGTGTGCCATAGCGATTCCGTCACCGTACAGGGGCTTTTCCCCTTCATCACCTATCCGCGTGTGCCGGGCCATGAGGTCATTGGGCTGATCGATGCTGTGGGCGAGGGCGTTGTGCCCTGGAAAAAAGGGCAGCGTGTCGGCGTTGGCTGGTATGGCGGCCATTGCGGACACTGCGAGCCTTGTCGCCGTGGCGATCTGGTTGCGTGCCAGAATGCGCTGATCCCAGGTGTCACTTATGACGGCGGCTATGCCGACTACATTGTGGTCCCGGCCGATGCGCTGGCGGCGGTCCCTGATTCGTTCAAGAGCGCTGAGGCTGCGCCTCTTCTATGTGCCGGGATCACGACCTTCAACTCGTTGCGCAACACCAAGGCGAAGCCGCCTGACACCGTTGCGGTTTTCGGAATCGGGGGCCTTGGGCATCTTGGGGTGCAGTTCGCGGCCAAGATGGGCTTCAACACCGTTGCGATCGGCCGCGGGGCGGACAAGACTGATTTTGCCCATAAGCTGGGTGCGCGGCACTATATCGACAGCTCAAGCGAGAACGTGGCTGAGGCGCTCCAGAAGCTTGGCGGCGCGAGAGTCATCGTGGCCACGGTGCCCGATAATGATGCGATGTCGGCCGCGGTTGGCGGCCTTGGCTATGCAGGCGAGTTAGTAGTGCTTGGAGTATCGATGACGCCGTTGCAAGTCTCGACGCTTCCGTTGATTCTACAGCGGCAATCCGTCCATGGCTGGCCAAGCGGAACTTCGATCGAGTCAGAGGACACGCTCAAGTTCAGCGAATTGACAGGAGTGCTGCCCTTGATCGAAAAGTATCCGCTGGATCGCGCGGCGGAAGCGTACGAGCGCATGATGAGCGGCAAGGCGCGATTCCGGGTGGTGATTGAGACGGGCGCCTGA
- a CDS encoding GIY-YIG nuclease family protein: MQMGQASFYVYIAASRTRVLYLGITRNLKRRMHGHRDPKNEEIPAFALRNRCNRLVWFENHVSPESAIARETQLKSWSRAQKLALVANENPSWNDFSENSGKAKPVKPLRELGSR; the protein is encoded by the coding sequence ATGCAGATGGGTCAGGCAAGTTTCTACGTCTACATCGCCGCAAGCCGCACCCGTGTCCTCTATCTGGGAATTACCCGGAACCTGAAGCGCCGCATGCACGGCCACAGGGACCCCAAAAACGAGGAAATACCGGCGTTCGCCTTACGAAACCGCTGCAATCGACTCGTGTGGTTTGAAAACCATGTCTCTCCGGAAAGCGCAATTGCACGCGAAACCCAGCTTAAAAGCTGGTCTCGTGCACAAAAACTCGCCTTAGTGGCGAATGAAAATCCCTCCTGGAACGACTTCAGCGAGAATTCCGGCAAGGCGAAACCTGTCAAGCCCCTGCGAGAGCTCGGCTCCCGATAA
- a CDS encoding winged helix-turn-helix domain-containing protein, with protein MPGAKQEVSEIELDLGRYELRRRGRPVKLEKKPMELLIFLVSRRNQLVSRRDIITKLWRSDVFIDAEPAINNVIRKIRTALGDTSAKPRFLETVVGKGYRFTGPVRVIHARFQCSELEGSPAVEANWEGLSVRDERPSLAVLPLCLLGNSPDDRGVCLGFADALVSRLGNLQGVNVLPTSAMLNVPVDMSASDVGSRLGVRFVIHGAIRESKGQWRLSLQMFDTHLQGAGFSRKCDLDVNRLCDLEDEIARQIASALNRPLRPQTEQRPRYSRDQMAYAEFVRGYRLSSSGDTAVLDEAIERLSNAATRDPNFALAHATLSLACATRYFEFDPASKWLEKAEFHCRRALELSPDLAEGHVANAFLLWGPSKNFQHLDAIAELRRAISLQKNLPHAYNRLGTILAHIGLLDRAREMYERGRPFQPKKAANHSVVQVYVWNHELDLAREEIQAWRAENPGNKYAIYFAPQLAMMTGDWNEARALLDDAVRVFPQEPMIVSLLGLYFALVGKAEQALECVARACGTAKSFGHSHHTYYQVACIYAILERREAAFEWLERSVGTGFACWPFFLKDIGLENLRTLPEFEVLVSALQAKYPDYLGLL; from the coding sequence ATGCCGGGTGCAAAACAAGAAGTTAGTGAAATTGAGTTAGACCTCGGGCGCTACGAGCTTCGCCGCCGCGGGCGGCCGGTAAAGCTCGAGAAGAAGCCCATGGAACTGTTGATTTTCCTTGTGTCGCGCAGGAATCAGCTGGTTTCGCGGAGGGATATTATCACGAAACTCTGGCGTTCGGACGTATTTATCGATGCCGAGCCTGCCATTAACAACGTCATACGAAAAATCAGAACGGCCTTAGGCGACACCTCCGCTAAGCCGCGTTTTCTTGAGACGGTAGTTGGCAAAGGGTACCGATTCACCGGCCCGGTGCGAGTGATTCATGCTCGCTTCCAGTGTTCCGAGCTGGAGGGGTCTCCGGCAGTTGAGGCCAACTGGGAAGGTCTTTCTGTGCGAGACGAACGCCCGTCCCTCGCCGTACTCCCACTTTGTCTGCTCGGAAACAGTCCCGATGACAGGGGAGTATGTCTCGGGTTTGCAGACGCATTAGTATCGCGGCTCGGAAATCTGCAGGGCGTCAATGTCTTACCAACCTCGGCGATGCTTAACGTGCCGGTCGACATGAGCGCTTCGGACGTTGGGTCACGCCTCGGCGTCCGCTTTGTAATCCACGGCGCTATCCGAGAATCGAAGGGACAGTGGCGTCTTTCCCTGCAGATGTTCGACACACATTTGCAGGGCGCAGGCTTCTCACGGAAGTGCGATCTCGATGTGAATCGGCTATGCGACCTTGAAGATGAAATTGCCAGACAAATCGCGAGTGCATTGAATCGGCCATTGCGCCCACAGACAGAGCAGCGCCCGCGCTATAGCAGAGATCAGATGGCTTATGCGGAATTTGTCCGCGGATACCGACTTAGCTCCTCTGGTGACACTGCCGTCTTGGATGAAGCAATCGAACGCTTGAGTAATGCGGCGACCCGAGATCCGAACTTCGCTCTTGCTCATGCAACGCTTTCGCTTGCCTGCGCGACTCGCTATTTCGAGTTCGACCCAGCGAGCAAATGGTTGGAGAAAGCTGAGTTTCATTGCCGTCGGGCGCTTGAACTAAGTCCCGATTTGGCTGAAGGGCATGTCGCCAATGCCTTTCTCCTTTGGGGTCCATCGAAAAACTTTCAGCACCTCGATGCGATTGCCGAACTGCGGAGGGCGATTTCGCTGCAGAAGAATCTGCCTCATGCTTACAACCGTCTGGGGACAATTCTGGCGCACATCGGCCTGCTCGATCGTGCTCGTGAAATGTATGAGCGCGGGCGGCCTTTCCAGCCGAAGAAGGCCGCCAATCACAGTGTCGTCCAAGTGTATGTCTGGAATCATGAGCTCGATTTGGCACGGGAAGAGATCCAGGCGTGGCGAGCAGAGAATCCAGGCAACAAGTACGCCATCTACTTTGCTCCGCAGCTGGCCATGATGACCGGAGATTGGAACGAGGCGAGAGCTCTGTTGGATGACGCGGTTCGAGTCTTCCCTCAAGAACCGATGATTGTCAGTTTGTTGGGTCTCTATTTCGCTTTGGTCGGCAAAGCTGAACAAGCACTGGAGTGCGTGGCTCGCGCCTGCGGCACCGCAAAATCGTTTGGACACTCCCACCATACTTATTATCAAGTCGCTTGCATTTATGCCATTTTGGAGCGGCGTGAGGCGGCCTTTGAATGGCTGGAACGGAGCGTTGGTACTGGATTTGCGTGCTGGCCGTTTTTTCTAAAAGACATTGGCCTCGAGAATCTGCGGACCCTCCCTGAATTTGAGGTCTTGGTCAGCGCCTTGCAAGCCAAGTATCCAGACTATCTCGGATTGCTTTAG
- a CDS encoding cupin domain-containing protein, whose translation MNRNVNLAATLAALLCGVALVFTSGAQTDSSKHAFTPDAIPYGPAPAFVPAGAQLAVLEGNPGASSGDYTIRLKMPDRYRIAPHWHPQRENVTVITGTFKVGMGDRFDETKMGDFPAGSFAFLDPDMHHYAMASGEVVVQVHGMSPLQFNYVNPDDDPSRKK comes from the coding sequence ATGAACCGGAACGTAAATCTCGCGGCTACACTGGCAGCACTGCTGTGCGGAGTAGCCCTCGTCTTCACGAGTGGGGCTCAAACGGATTCTTCGAAACACGCATTCACACCCGATGCCATTCCATATGGTCCCGCCCCAGCATTTGTGCCCGCAGGAGCGCAACTCGCAGTACTTGAGGGCAATCCAGGTGCTTCCAGTGGGGACTACACCATTCGCTTGAAGATGCCAGACAGATATCGCATCGCGCCACATTGGCATCCTCAACGAGAAAACGTCACTGTCATCACAGGGACTTTCAAAGTGGGAATGGGAGATCGGTTTGATGAAACCAAGATGGGAGATTTCCCGGCCGGCAGTTTTGCTTTTCTCGACCCCGATATGCATCACTACGCGATGGCAAGCGGAGAAGTTGTGGTGCAGGTCCACGGCATGTCCCCGTTGCAGTTCAACTACGTCAATCCTGACGACGACCCAAGCCGGAAGAAGTAG
- a CDS encoding DinB family protein: MKSPILSSICIACVLNAGALSMHAQTSDASTDRTAPSYDMKAQALLDLQEVNKKCVDLAQVLPSDKLTWRPSPDTRSFAEVFLHVAGERYAFLSMMGATPPAGFKAGEFDKSTTEKGHIIEALNQSWDFASKAINGMSNADFAKLLPKLGPQANEGDVVYLLVADAHEHLGQLVAYARQNGIVPPWTVEAQKKKTAAAAK, encoded by the coding sequence ATGAAATCGCCGATTCTCTCTTCGATTTGTATCGCCTGCGTCCTGAATGCCGGTGCTCTCTCAATGCACGCGCAAACTTCCGACGCCTCCACAGACCGCACTGCACCCAGCTATGACATGAAAGCCCAGGCGCTTCTCGACCTGCAAGAGGTGAATAAGAAGTGCGTCGATCTTGCCCAGGTACTTCCGAGCGACAAACTCACCTGGCGCCCCTCGCCCGACACCCGGTCCTTTGCCGAAGTGTTTCTGCATGTAGCTGGAGAACGCTACGCATTCCTCAGCATGATGGGTGCGACTCCTCCGGCAGGGTTCAAAGCGGGCGAGTTCGACAAATCCACCACCGAAAAGGGTCACATCATCGAGGCGCTGAATCAATCCTGGGATTTCGCGAGCAAGGCGATCAATGGCATGAGCAACGCGGATTTCGCAAAGCTGCTGCCAAAGCTCGGCCCGCAGGCTAACGAGGGTGACGTTGTTTACCTCCTCGTTGCCGACGCGCACGAACACCTCGGCCAGCTAGTCGCCTACGCCCGGCAAAATGGCATCGTGCCTCCCTGGACCGTGGAGGCTCAAAAAAAGAAGACGGCCGCCGCTGCCAAATAA
- the lepB gene encoding signal peptidase I — translation MRLATKISPVSTKPAASAKINQEETPFEALASICSVLVVGLFILTFLAQNYVIPSGSMKNTLLVGDHLLVDRITLMPLASWMPLIRYREPRRGDIVVFHKPVNQPGIDATDADGTPQYTPLVKRLIGVPGDHIHLRNGIVIVNGVAQPGGFAQPTTTDNFNEFLDDFPAVPPAEVPGSTESWAVNFSSYIQDGDLVVPPGMYFMMGDNRHNSLDSRYWGFVPRANILGRPLFNYWSFEAADGQLEQTGFGHKLAWIGHVLVHFFPDTRWKRTFHVVR, via the coding sequence ATGCGCCTAGCGACGAAGATTTCTCCTGTTTCAACGAAGCCCGCAGCTTCCGCCAAGATCAATCAGGAGGAGACTCCTTTCGAAGCGCTGGCCAGCATCTGCTCAGTTCTGGTGGTGGGCCTATTTATTCTGACCTTCTTAGCTCAGAACTACGTCATTCCGTCGGGTTCGATGAAGAACACGTTGCTTGTAGGCGATCACCTGCTCGTCGACCGGATCACGCTAATGCCGCTTGCTTCGTGGATGCCGCTCATCAGGTATCGCGAGCCGAGGCGCGGCGATATCGTGGTCTTCCACAAGCCCGTCAATCAGCCTGGTATTGATGCCACTGACGCCGACGGAACACCACAATACACTCCCCTGGTGAAGAGGTTGATTGGCGTACCGGGAGATCATATTCATCTACGCAACGGCATTGTGATTGTTAATGGTGTTGCACAGCCCGGGGGATTTGCGCAGCCGACAACGACGGATAACTTCAACGAGTTCCTCGACGATTTCCCCGCAGTACCTCCAGCCGAGGTGCCTGGGTCAACAGAGTCGTGGGCCGTGAACTTCTCGAGTTATATCCAGGACGGCGACCTGGTGGTTCCACCCGGCATGTATTTCATGATGGGCGACAACCGGCACAACAGCCTGGACTCGCGCTACTGGGGCTTCGTGCCGCGCGCTAACATACTTGGCCGTCCGCTTTTCAACTATTGGTCGTTCGAGGCCGCAGACGGGCAACTTGAACAAACAGGATTCGGTCACAAGCTCGCGTGGATCGGCCACGTTCTGGTGCATTTCTTCCCAGACACGCGCTGGAAACGCACTTTCCACGTCGTTCGTTGA